A region from the Salvelinus sp. IW2-2015 linkage group LG19, ASM291031v2, whole genome shotgun sequence genome encodes:
- the LOC111978924 gene encoding voltage-dependent calcium channel subunit alpha-2/delta-2-like, with protein sequence MVEKVALDIXKLLAKKRKALDKTNVPRAHCNKIIMLFTDGGEXRAQDIFEQYNWPNKTVRVFTFSVGQHNYDVTPLQWIACANKGFYFEIRSICAIIINTQEYLDVLGRPMVLAGSRAKQVQWTNVYQDALVRSPSSEXSAIXNL encoded by the exons ATGGTGGAGAAGGTAGCTTTAGACATCGWGAAGCTACTGGCCAAGAAACGCAAAGCACTTGAT AAGACCAATGTCCCGCGAGCTCACTGCAATAAAATTATCATGCTGTTCACTGATGGAGGAGAGYATCGAGCTCAGGACATCTTTGAGCAGTACAACTGGCCCAACAAAACG GTGCGGGTCTTTACATTCTCTGTGGGGCAGCACAACTATGATGTCACACCCTTGCAATGGATAGCGTGTGCCAATAAAG GTTTCTATTTTGAGATCCGCTCCATCTGTGCCATAATCATTAACACCCAG GAGTACCTGGATGTGCTGGGCCGCCCCATGGTCCTGGCAGGCAGCCGTGCCAAGCAGGTTCAGTGGACCAATGTCTATCAGGATGCCTTGGTGAGGTCACCTAGCTCAGAAKATTCAGCTATARCTAATCTATAG